The proteins below come from a single Parazoarcus communis genomic window:
- a CDS encoding DUF2788 domain-containing protein — MDNDVLIFGLTIAEFEKISLTVCFSALIIYMLFIIGNLARESKAGKYGTVWMFLALGLGFIGFVAKALIQKFMGIE, encoded by the coding sequence ATGGACAACGACGTACTGATATTTGGCCTGACGATTGCAGAGTTCGAGAAGATCTCGCTTACCGTCTGTTTTTCTGCGCTGATCATTTACATGTTGTTCATCATCGGCAATCTCGCCCGCGAATCGAAGGCCGGCAAGTACGGCACCGTGTGGATGTTCCTGGCCCTCGGCCTGGGCTTCATCGGCTTCGTCGCCAAGGCGCTGATCCAGAAATTCATGGGTATCGAATAG
- a CDS encoding 2Fe-2S iron-sulfur cluster-binding protein has protein sequence MQKIKLHPSGREVDCQGGDTVLAALERAGYALPNNCRAGACGECKVKVISGQFDQGMVLDMALSQEERKQGYGLMCMAKPLSPELVIEWGTEDAKPKLFPPREDQRFVLVDRIARTPNILELHLRPVGQVMRYWPGQYLTLGDERAGAPRRCYSIANAPRTDGEVVLQITRVEDGKTSRWAHDEIKLGDVVKLSGPYGTFIGDLSVDSPVLCLASGSGLAPILALAEAALRRGYRKPVTLMFSARTEADLYDTGLMQFWETKHRNFSYKPSLTREKRDGRLHGRLPELLPQAFKDLSAHSVFVAGNPEFVTACVAAAKALGAREEMIHTEGYFAQAQPETAPASQLVGTWPT, from the coding sequence ATGCAGAAGATCAAACTCCACCCCTCCGGTCGTGAAGTGGACTGCCAGGGCGGTGACACCGTCCTGGCTGCCCTCGAGCGTGCCGGCTATGCGCTGCCGAACAACTGCCGCGCCGGCGCCTGCGGCGAATGCAAGGTCAAGGTAATCTCAGGGCAGTTCGACCAGGGCATGGTGCTGGACATGGCGCTCTCGCAGGAGGAGCGCAAACAGGGCTATGGCCTGATGTGCATGGCCAAGCCGCTATCCCCCGAACTGGTGATCGAATGGGGCACCGAGGACGCCAAGCCAAAACTGTTTCCGCCACGCGAAGATCAGCGCTTCGTGCTGGTCGATCGCATTGCACGCACACCGAACATACTCGAACTCCACCTGCGCCCGGTAGGCCAGGTGATGCGCTACTGGCCGGGGCAATACCTGACCCTCGGCGACGAACGGGCAGGCGCGCCACGACGCTGCTATTCGATTGCGAACGCCCCGCGAACCGACGGCGAAGTGGTGCTGCAGATTACCCGCGTCGAAGACGGCAAGACCAGCCGCTGGGCACATGACGAAATCAAGCTCGGTGACGTGGTGAAGCTCTCCGGCCCTTACGGCACCTTCATCGGCGACCTCTCCGTAGACTCACCGGTGCTCTGTCTGGCCTCGGGTTCGGGCCTGGCGCCGATTCTCGCGCTTGCCGAAGCGGCATTGCGGCGCGGTTACCGCAAGCCGGTCACGCTGATGTTCTCGGCGCGCACCGAGGCAGACCTGTACGACACCGGCCTGATGCAGTTCTGGGAAACGAAACACAGAAATTTCAGCTACAAGCCGAGCCTGACCCGGGAGAAACGCGACGGACGTCTGCACGGGCGACTGCCTGAACTGCTGCCGCAGGCCTTCAAGGACCTTTCGGCGCACAGCGTGTTCGTGGCGGGAAACCCTGAATTCGTGACCGCTTGTGTGGCAGCAGCGAAGGCCCTAGGGGCCCGTGAGGAGATGATCCACACCGAAGGCTACTTCGCCCAGGCACAACCGGAAACGGCACCTGCGAGCCAACTGGTAGGCACCTGGCCCACATGA
- a CDS encoding diiron oxygenase, producing the protein MAHNEKLAMTMEFPPATEQPNIYPLSWNAQTAKMEEVWDAAQRENWDPKKLPWDTLDVESYTWEERESIAYWWTLLSVFDASAPPVFAEAFIKTYEVHEEDPVRRCFFSVTRDEQNHEQMCGLAITRFLGHPDPITYEPKTELGKRLQKNAKWLYYNGGRYWTGYKKAVPKYSLAVLFSSFLMGEIAAATIFKQMHDNSRELVFKEAFRNIGRDEGRHMAICMALMERDYPKLPPEDKALVTKQIRAGYLFLSAVLFEPPMEFWDLPAEFIDNQREAEEVARGAGFGVPSYEAKKENWKAAMLNLKGVLDRYEIPFPAIPEVGISGQEISDIDMNDIIPVF; encoded by the coding sequence ATGGCACATAACGAGAAGCTGGCAATGACGATGGAGTTTCCGCCGGCGACCGAGCAACCAAACATCTACCCGCTGTCGTGGAACGCCCAGACCGCCAAGATGGAAGAAGTCTGGGATGCGGCACAGCGCGAGAACTGGGACCCCAAGAAGCTGCCGTGGGACACGCTGGACGTCGAGTCCTACACTTGGGAAGAGCGCGAGTCGATTGCGTACTGGTGGACCCTGCTGTCGGTGTTCGACGCCTCTGCCCCCCCGGTGTTTGCCGAAGCCTTCATCAAGACCTATGAGGTGCATGAAGAAGACCCCGTGCGGCGCTGCTTTTTCTCGGTCACCCGCGACGAGCAGAACCACGAGCAGATGTGCGGCCTCGCGATTACCCGCTTTCTCGGCCATCCCGATCCGATCACCTACGAACCGAAAACCGAACTCGGCAAGCGCCTGCAGAAGAATGCGAAGTGGCTGTACTACAACGGCGGCCGCTACTGGACGGGCTACAAGAAGGCTGTGCCCAAGTATTCGCTGGCGGTGCTGTTCTCGTCCTTCCTGATGGGCGAAATCGCCGCGGCGACGATCTTCAAGCAGATGCATGACAACTCGCGCGAACTGGTGTTCAAGGAAGCTTTCCGCAACATCGGCCGTGATGAAGGCCGTCACATGGCGATCTGCATGGCGCTGATGGAGCGCGACTACCCGAAGCTGCCGCCCGAGGACAAGGCACTGGTCACCAAGCAGATCCGCGCTGGCTACCTCTTCCTGTCCGCCGTGCTGTTCGAGCCGCCGATGGAGTTCTGGGACCTGCCCGCCGAGTTCATCGACAACCAGCGTGAGGCCGAGGAGGTCGCCCGCGGCGCCGGTTTTGGCGTACCGAGCTACGAGGCCAAGAAGGAAAACTGGAAGGCTGCGATGCTCAACCTCAAGGGTGTGCTCGATCGGTACGAGATTCCTTTCCCGGCAATCCCTGAAGTCGGCATCTCGGGTCAGGAGATCTCCGACATCGACATGAACGACATCATCCCGGTGTTCTGA
- a CDS encoding pyrimidine/purine nucleoside phosphorylase: protein MSITETLDGVAVSTKASVYFDGKCISHGVRFADGTGKSVGVILPAALTFNTAAPEVMEGVSGAARVRMKGETEWKTYAAGESFNVPANSSFDIEVAGEPFHYICHYG from the coding sequence ATGAGCATTACCGAAACACTCGACGGCGTGGCCGTCTCTACCAAGGCCAGCGTCTATTTCGACGGCAAGTGCATCAGCCATGGCGTGCGGTTTGCAGACGGCACGGGTAAATCCGTTGGCGTCATCCTGCCGGCTGCGCTGACGTTCAATACTGCTGCTCCGGAAGTCATGGAAGGCGTGAGCGGTGCCGCGCGCGTGCGCATGAAGGGCGAGACCGAGTGGAAGACCTACGCTGCGGGCGAATCCTTCAACGTGCCTGCCAACTCGAGCTTTGACATCGAAGTGGCGGGCGAGCCTTTCCACTACATCTGCCACTACGGCTGA
- the argF gene encoding ornithine carbamoyltransferase, whose product MSSPRHYLQFNDLSADEYAHIFKRTKWIKDKFKNYEPYHPLFDRTLVMIFEKASTRTRLSFEAGMQQLGGSAIYLNTRDSQLGRGEPVEDAAQVISRMSDVVMIRTFEQDIIERFAANSRVPLINGLTNEYHPCQILADIYTYIEHRGSIKGKTVAWVGDSNNMCNTWLQAAEVLGFNVHVSTPPGYEVEPERAGLYGTDHFEQFTDPLEACKGAHLVTTDVWTSMGFEAENEERMKAFADWCVDAEMMSVAAPDAVFMHCLPAHRGEEVTAEVIDGAQSVVWDEAENRLHAQKALMEFLVLGRVGDEDAS is encoded by the coding sequence ATGAGTTCACCCCGACACTATCTTCAGTTCAACGACCTGTCCGCGGACGAGTACGCGCATATCTTCAAGCGTACCAAGTGGATCAAGGACAAGTTCAAGAACTACGAGCCCTACCATCCGCTTTTCGATCGCACCCTGGTGATGATCTTCGAGAAGGCGAGTACCCGCACCCGGTTGTCCTTCGAGGCCGGGATGCAGCAGCTCGGCGGATCTGCGATCTACCTCAATACCCGCGACTCGCAGCTCGGCCGTGGCGAGCCGGTGGAGGATGCTGCGCAGGTGATCTCGCGCATGAGCGACGTGGTGATGATCCGCACGTTCGAGCAGGACATCATCGAGCGCTTCGCCGCGAATTCGCGCGTGCCGCTGATCAACGGGCTGACCAACGAATATCACCCCTGCCAGATCCTCGCCGACATCTACACCTATATCGAGCACCGCGGCAGCATCAAGGGCAAGACCGTGGCCTGGGTGGGTGACTCCAACAACATGTGCAATACCTGGCTGCAGGCGGCCGAGGTGCTCGGCTTCAACGTGCATGTGTCAACGCCGCCGGGCTACGAAGTCGAGCCCGAACGCGCTGGGCTGTATGGCACCGACCACTTCGAGCAGTTCACCGATCCGCTCGAGGCCTGCAAGGGCGCCCACCTGGTGACGACTGACGTGTGGACCTCGATGGGCTTCGAGGCCGAGAACGAAGAGCGCATGAAGGCCTTTGCCGACTGGTGTGTCGATGCCGAGATGATGTCGGTGGCGGCGCCTGATGCGGTGTTCATGCACTGCCTTCCCGCCCACCGCGGTGAAGAGGTTACGGCCGAAGTCATCGATGGCGCACAGTCGGTGGTGTGGGATGAGGCGGAAAACCGGCTGCATGCGCAGAAGGCATTGATGGAATTTCTCGTACTCGGTCGCGTCGGGGACGAGGACGCAAGCTAA
- a CDS encoding YbhB/YbcL family Raf kinase inhibitor-like protein produces the protein MKLTSQSLTDGARIAGEFAFCIPATEGHVQLSQNLNPQLSWSDVPTGTRSFALICHDPDVPSSGEDVNQEGRSVPASLPRVDFFHWILVDIPADLREIAQGSFSSGVTPGGKPGPDAALGTRQGVNNYTEWFAGDESMRGNYHGYDGPCPPWNDELMHRYVFTLFALDVDRCPIEGRFTGPEVRAAISGHVLAQASITGTYTLNPSVSD, from the coding sequence ATGAAACTGACCAGCCAGAGCCTGACCGACGGCGCACGCATCGCCGGCGAATTTGCTTTCTGCATTCCGGCGACCGAAGGCCATGTGCAACTCAGCCAGAACCTGAACCCCCAGTTGAGCTGGTCCGACGTACCGACTGGCACCCGCTCTTTCGCCCTCATCTGCCACGATCCTGATGTACCCAGCAGCGGAGAGGACGTCAACCAGGAGGGGCGAAGCGTTCCGGCCAGCCTGCCACGGGTCGATTTCTTTCACTGGATCCTGGTGGACATCCCGGCGGATCTGCGCGAAATCGCGCAAGGCAGCTTCTCGAGCGGCGTCACACCCGGCGGCAAGCCCGGCCCGGACGCCGCGCTCGGAACGCGCCAAGGCGTCAATAACTACACGGAGTGGTTTGCGGGCGACGAGTCGATGCGCGGCAACTACCATGGCTACGACGGCCCCTGCCCGCCGTGGAACGACGAGTTGATGCACCGGTACGTATTTACGCTGTTCGCGCTCGATGTCGATCGCTGCCCGATCGAAGGTCGATTCACCGGCCCCGAGGTACGAGCGGCGATTTCCGGACACGTGCTCGCGCAAGCCAGCATCACCGGCACCTACACATTGAACCCGTCCGTCAGCGACTGA
- a CDS encoding argininosuccinate synthase, whose product MSDVKKAVLAYSGGLDTSVILKWLQDTYNCEVVTFTADLGQGEELEPARQKALKFGIKPENIFIDDLREEFVRDFVFPMFRCNTVYEGEYLLGTSIARPLIAKRQIEIARATGADAVSHGATGKGNDQVRFELGYYALMPGVKVIAPWREWDLLSREKLLAYAEKAGIPIEMKHKQGGSPYSMDANLLHISFEGRHLENPAAEAEEDMWRWTVSPEAAPDAAEYVDLEFEKGDVVAINGTRLKAHEVLAKLNELGGKHGVGRLDLVENRYVGMKSRGCYETPGGTILLKAHRAIESITLDREVAHLKDDLMPRYASIIYNGYWWSPERLALQALIDNTQQTVNGWVRIKLYKGNVIVTGRDSKSDSLFDPTIATFEDDRGAYDQKDAQGFIRLNSLRLRIAANAKAKRG is encoded by the coding sequence ATGAGCGATGTGAAGAAAGCGGTGCTCGCCTATTCCGGCGGACTGGATACCTCGGTAATTCTGAAGTGGCTGCAGGACACCTATAACTGCGAGGTGGTGACGTTCACGGCCGACCTCGGTCAGGGCGAAGAACTCGAGCCGGCGCGCCAGAAGGCGCTCAAGTTCGGCATCAAGCCCGAGAACATCTTCATTGATGACCTGCGTGAAGAGTTTGTGCGCGACTTCGTCTTCCCGATGTTCCGCTGCAACACGGTGTATGAAGGCGAGTACCTGCTCGGTACCTCGATCGCACGTCCGCTGATCGCCAAGCGCCAGATCGAGATTGCACGTGCCACCGGCGCCGACGCGGTCTCTCATGGCGCAACCGGCAAGGGTAACGACCAGGTTCGCTTTGAACTCGGCTACTACGCGCTGATGCCGGGCGTAAAGGTGATCGCACCGTGGCGTGAGTGGGACCTGCTGTCACGCGAGAAGCTGCTCGCCTACGCAGAAAAGGCCGGGATTCCCATCGAGATGAAGCACAAGCAGGGCGGTTCGCCCTACTCGATGGACGCCAACCTGTTGCACATCTCTTTCGAAGGTCGCCACCTCGAGAATCCGGCTGCCGAAGCCGAAGAAGACATGTGGCGGTGGACAGTGTCGCCCGAAGCCGCACCGGACGCAGCCGAGTACGTCGACCTCGAGTTCGAGAAGGGTGACGTGGTCGCCATCAACGGGACCCGTCTGAAGGCGCATGAAGTGCTGGCCAAGCTCAATGAGCTCGGCGGCAAGCATGGCGTCGGCCGCCTCGACCTGGTTGAGAACCGCTACGTTGGCATGAAGAGCCGTGGCTGCTACGAAACCCCGGGCGGCACCATCCTGCTCAAGGCTCACCGCGCCATCGAATCGATCACGCTCGACCGTGAAGTCGCTCACCTCAAGGACGACCTCATGCCGCGCTACGCCAGCATCATCTACAACGGCTACTGGTGGAGCCCCGAGCGCCTCGCGCTGCAGGCGCTGATCGACAACACCCAGCAGACGGTCAATGGCTGGGTGCGGATCAAACTCTACAAGGGCAATGTGATCGTGACCGGGCGCGACTCGAAGTCCGACTCGCTGTTCGATCCGACGATTGCAACCTTTGAAGACGACCGCGGTGCCTACGACCAGAAGGATGCGCAAGGCTTCATCCGTCTCAATTCGCTGCGCCTGCGAATTGCGGCAAATGCCAAGGCGAAACGCGGCTGA
- the rpsT gene encoding 30S ribosomal protein S20 produces MANSAQARKRARQATKARAHNASLRSRLRTAIKAVRKAVVGGDKTAAQSVFSTSMSTIDSIADKKIIHKNKAARHKSRLSAAVKAMAA; encoded by the coding sequence ATGGCCAACTCGGCACAAGCTCGCAAGCGCGCACGTCAGGCGACCAAGGCCCGCGCCCATAACGCCAGCCTGCGTTCGCGTCTGCGTACTGCGATCAAGGCCGTGCGCAAGGCTGTTGTGGGTGGTGACAAGACTGCCGCTCAGTCTGTCTTCAGCACTTCGATGAGCACGATTGACAGCATCGCTGACAAAAAGATCATTCACAAGAACAAGGCTGCTCGTCACAAGAGCCGTCTGTCCGCTGCCGTGAAGGCAATGGCTGCCTGA
- a CDS encoding DUF3579 domain-containing protein, with translation MNQKIESFVIIGVTREGKTFRPSDWADRLCGIMSAFGADHRMMYSPYVRPGCTLKGQKTVMVDARLYDIEPLAYKFMVNFANDNELQMEPISDDQL, from the coding sequence ATGAACCAGAAGATCGAGAGCTTCGTCATCATCGGGGTCACAAGGGAAGGAAAAACATTCCGCCCCAGCGACTGGGCGGACCGGCTGTGCGGAATCATGTCGGCCTTCGGTGCCGACCACCGCATGATGTATTCCCCCTATGTGCGCCCCGGCTGCACCCTCAAGGGCCAGAAGACCGTGATGGTCGACGCCCGCCTTTACGACATCGAACCCCTTGCCTACAAGTTCATGGTGAATTTCGCCAACGACAATGAACTGCAGATGGAACCGATCAGCGACGACCAGCTGTAA
- a CDS encoding YajQ family cyclic di-GMP-binding protein yields MPSFDIMSEVDLVALKNAVEVANRKITNRYDFKGTDARVEQSDKLLTLYGDSDFQISQMKDILLPEMTSKKVDVRCLEYGDLQKVSGNKVKQEVKVKVGVEQEMAKKIVKLLKDNKLKVQAAIQGEEVRVSGAKRDVLQEAITLVKKTITDFPLQYGNFRD; encoded by the coding sequence ATGCCTTCTTTTGACATCATGTCCGAAGTCGATCTCGTCGCGCTGAAGAATGCGGTCGAGGTTGCCAATCGCAAGATCACCAACCGTTACGACTTCAAGGGTACGGATGCCCGCGTCGAGCAGAGCGACAAGCTGCTGACCCTCTACGGCGACAGCGACTTTCAGATCAGCCAGATGAAGGACATCCTGCTGCCCGAGATGACCTCCAAAAAGGTCGATGTGCGCTGCCTTGAGTATGGCGACCTGCAGAAGGTGTCCGGTAACAAGGTCAAGCAGGAAGTGAAGGTCAAGGTTGGTGTCGAGCAGGAAATGGCGAAGAAGATCGTCAAGCTGCTCAAGGACAACAAGCTCAAGGTTCAGGCCGCGATACAGGGCGAAGAGGTTCGTGTGTCGGGTGCCAAGCGTGATGTGCTGCAAGAGGCGATCACGCTGGTCAAGAAGACGATCACCGACTTCCCGCTCCAGTACGGCAACTTCCGCGACTGA
- a CDS encoding aspartate aminotransferase family protein yields MSHVMNTYARLPVAFTHGDGVWLHDETGKRYLDALSGIAVSTLGHNHPRLVRAISQQASRVLHTSNLYGIPLQDRLSDRLADASGMEEVFFCNSGCEANEAAIKLARMYGHQKGVELPTIVVMENAFHGRTMATLSATGNRKAQAGFEPLVSGFVRVPYKDIASLRNVAAHNGSVVAVMLEMIQGEGGIHIADDDFQRELRALCDEHGWLMICDEVQCGLGRTGNWFGWQHAGVRPDVMTLAKGLGSGVPIGACLTAGKAAGLFKPGNHGSTFGGNPLACAAALATMDAIVDDKLMENAVTVGDAIRSGLARALKGVDGVVEIRGRGLMIGIELDRPCGDLVKRGLDAGLLINVTAERVVRLLPALIFSSDDATALVDALAPLIKDFLSQ; encoded by the coding sequence ATGTCCCATGTCATGAACACCTACGCCAGATTGCCGGTGGCATTCACTCACGGCGACGGCGTCTGGCTCCACGACGAAACGGGCAAGCGCTATCTTGACGCGCTCTCTGGTATTGCGGTTTCGACGCTCGGGCACAACCACCCGCGCCTCGTGCGTGCAATCTCCCAGCAGGCGTCGCGCGTGCTGCATACCTCCAACCTGTACGGCATTCCCTTGCAGGATCGTCTTTCCGATCGTCTTGCCGACGCTTCGGGCATGGAAGAAGTCTTCTTCTGTAACTCCGGCTGCGAGGCCAACGAGGCTGCGATCAAGCTGGCGCGGATGTATGGTCACCAGAAAGGCGTTGAACTGCCCACGATCGTGGTCATGGAAAACGCTTTTCACGGACGCACGATGGCGACGCTTTCCGCAACCGGCAACCGCAAGGCGCAGGCAGGCTTCGAGCCGCTGGTGTCGGGTTTCGTCCGGGTGCCCTACAAAGACATCGCGTCGCTGCGTAACGTCGCTGCACACAACGGCAGTGTCGTTGCGGTCATGCTGGAAATGATCCAGGGCGAGGGCGGTATCCATATTGCTGATGACGACTTCCAGCGCGAATTGCGTGCCCTGTGTGATGAACACGGCTGGCTGATGATCTGCGACGAAGTACAGTGCGGCCTGGGACGCACCGGCAACTGGTTCGGCTGGCAACATGCCGGCGTGCGCCCTGACGTGATGACGCTCGCCAAAGGGCTCGGTTCGGGCGTGCCCATCGGTGCATGTCTGACGGCCGGCAAGGCAGCCGGGCTGTTCAAGCCGGGCAATCATGGCTCGACTTTTGGCGGCAATCCGCTGGCCTGCGCGGCAGCACTGGCCACCATGGACGCCATCGTCGACGACAAGCTGATGGAAAACGCGGTCACGGTTGGCGATGCGATCCGCAGCGGGCTGGCGCGCGCGCTCAAGGGCGTGGACGGCGTGGTAGAGATCCGTGGCCGCGGCCTGATGATCGGTATCGAGCTCGACCGCCCCTGTGGCGACCTGGTGAAGCGCGGCCTCGACGCCGGACTGCTCATCAACGTGACGGCAGAGCGCGTTGTACGCCTGCTGCCGGCGCTGATTTTCAGCAGCGACGACGCCACAGCGCTGGTGGATGCGCTGGCGCCGCTGATCAAAGACTTTTTGTCGCAGTGA
- a CDS encoding retropepsin-like aspartic protease family protein → MSLINRWSSRFMISLSAVLPIGASAADVAVAGIFGNKAVLVVDGGPPRTLSVGQRTPEGVQLVAIDGETARVIVDGRRESVRLGERVVRRAAVEGNSEIYLDGDSQGHFFVNGQVNNGPIRFLVDTGASVVSIGRSDARRLGIDLTKAEVGSTQTAAGLRKVWRVRLDSVRVGTLVLNDVEASVLENDLPLALLGMSFLSRMEMAREGSRLVLRKRY, encoded by the coding sequence ATGTCACTTATCAATCGCTGGTCGAGCAGATTCATGATCAGCCTGAGCGCCGTGCTTCCGATAGGCGCTTCCGCTGCTGATGTCGCCGTCGCAGGTATCTTTGGCAACAAGGCGGTGCTGGTGGTGGACGGTGGTCCGCCTCGAACTTTGTCCGTTGGACAGCGCACGCCGGAGGGGGTGCAACTCGTCGCGATCGACGGCGAGACTGCCCGGGTCATTGTTGATGGACGCCGGGAAAGTGTACGGCTGGGTGAGCGCGTCGTCAGACGCGCTGCAGTGGAGGGCAATTCAGAGATCTACCTGGATGGTGACAGTCAGGGGCATTTTTTTGTCAATGGACAGGTCAACAATGGACCGATCCGCTTTCTGGTGGATACGGGGGCGTCAGTTGTCTCCATCGGACGATCGGATGCGCGTCGTCTCGGTATCGATCTGACCAAGGCCGAGGTTGGCTCAACCCAGACCGCAGCCGGCTTGAGGAAGGTGTGGCGGGTCCGGCTGGACTCAGTCAGGGTCGGTACGCTGGTGCTGAACGACGTCGAAGCGTCTGTGCTTGAGAACGATCTCCCGCTAGCCTTGCTCGGAATGAGTTTTCTCAGTCGGATGGAGATGGCGCGAGAGGGAAGCAGGCTTGTGTTGCGCAAGCGCTATTGA
- the murJ gene encoding murein biosynthesis integral membrane protein MurJ — protein MNLLRALATVSGMTLLSRILGFVRDFVIARAFGAGMATDAFFVAFRLPNLLRRMFAEGAFSQAFVPILAEYKNKQGEAVTRHLVDRVATLLGLTVAAVALLGILGAPLIIQVSAPGFSADADKFALTVELTRITFPYILFMSLVALAGGILNTWSRFAIPAFTPVLLNLSFIGMALFAAPYFDPPVLALAWAVFLGGILQLALQIRPLARIGMLPRFNIDYSDPGVRRILKLMAPAILGVSVSQISLLINTIFASFLESGSVSWLYYADRLMEFPAGLLGVALGTILLPSLAKLHADANPEAFSSLLDWGLRLTLMLTLPAALGLAMLSVPLITTLFHYGAFASNDVMQTREALLAYSIGLTGMILVKVLAPGFYARQDIRTPVKIALVTLLATQLMNLAFIVPLRHAGLALAIGLAACLNAGLLYRGLRQRGIYVPQPGWARFWLKLLVALAAMAGVLWFGVSADAVWIERSGLARVSWLAGAVVAGAVTYFGALFALGFRPRDFRRRAAS, from the coding sequence ATGAATCTCCTGCGCGCCCTTGCCACCGTCAGTGGCATGACACTGCTGTCCCGCATTCTCGGCTTCGTTCGCGACTTTGTCATTGCGCGGGCATTCGGCGCCGGCATGGCGACTGATGCCTTCTTCGTCGCCTTCCGTCTGCCCAACCTGCTGCGAAGGATGTTTGCCGAAGGCGCTTTCTCACAGGCCTTCGTTCCGATTCTCGCCGAATACAAGAACAAGCAGGGCGAAGCGGTCACCCGCCACCTCGTCGACCGGGTCGCCACCCTGCTCGGCCTCACCGTCGCCGCGGTTGCCCTGCTCGGCATCCTGGGTGCGCCACTGATCATTCAGGTGTCCGCACCCGGGTTCTCCGCAGATGCGGATAAGTTTGCCCTTACCGTCGAACTGACCCGGATCACCTTCCCCTACATCCTGTTCATGTCGCTGGTCGCGCTCGCCGGCGGCATTCTCAACACCTGGAGCCGGTTTGCAATCCCGGCCTTCACGCCAGTGCTGCTCAACCTGTCCTTCATCGGCATGGCACTCTTCGCCGCCCCGTATTTCGATCCACCGGTACTGGCGCTGGCCTGGGCCGTCTTTCTGGGTGGCATCCTGCAGCTTGCGCTGCAGATCAGGCCGCTGGCCAGAATCGGCATGCTGCCCCGCTTCAACATCGACTACTCCGACCCCGGCGTGCGCCGCATCCTGAAGCTCATGGCCCCGGCGATCCTCGGCGTTTCGGTCAGCCAGATCTCGCTGCTGATCAACACCATCTTCGCGTCCTTCCTGGAAAGCGGCAGCGTGTCCTGGCTCTATTACGCGGATCGCCTGATGGAGTTTCCCGCTGGGCTGCTCGGCGTTGCCCTGGGCACCATCCTCCTGCCCAGCCTCGCAAAGCTGCATGCCGACGCCAACCCCGAAGCCTTTTCGTCACTGCTCGACTGGGGGCTGCGGCTGACACTGATGCTGACCCTGCCCGCCGCACTCGGCCTGGCGATGCTGTCGGTGCCGCTGATTACCACCCTGTTTCATTACGGGGCCTTCGCAAGCAACGACGTCATGCAGACACGCGAGGCGCTGCTCGCCTACAGCATCGGCCTCACCGGCATGATCCTGGTAAAGGTGCTTGCCCCCGGGTTCTACGCTCGCCAGGACATCCGCACCCCGGTCAAGATTGCCCTGGTCACGCTGCTTGCCACCCAGCTGATGAACCTCGCCTTCATCGTCCCCCTGCGCCATGCCGGGCTTGCCCTCGCCATCGGCCTGGCTGCCTGCCTGAATGCGGGGCTGCTCTATCGCGGCCTGCGTCAGCGCGGCATCTATGTTCCGCAGCCCGGCTGGGCGCGCTTCTGGCTCAAGCTCCTTGTCGCGCTGGCCGCCATGGCCGGTGTGCTCTGGTTTGGCGTCAGCGCCGATGCAGTCTGGATCGAACGCAGCGGACTGGCACGTGTCAGCTGGCTGGCCGGGGCCGTGGTCGCCGGGGCGGTCACATACTTCGGGGCGCTGTTTGCGCTGGGCTTTCGTCCGCGCGACTTTCGCCGCCGGGCGGCAAGCTGA